The Ostrea edulis chromosome 1, xbOstEdul1.1, whole genome shotgun sequence genomic sequence CAGTCGTGTCCCCCAGATAAAGGACACCCCTAATCTTCCACAACACCTGCTGCTGTCCCTGACTGAGGGATTCAACATGGAGGATGTCAGTCAGTTATTGAGGGGAATCCCAGAAATCCAAATGACAACAGGAAAACGACAAGTAGGAATAGACGAGTGTGTGAAACTGATGTCCACACCTGTATTACACACGTCTGTCTGTGTGACAGGTGTTAATTGTGTGTTACACATATCTCGTGTGATGTCAGACCGGGTCTGGGTCTCTGATTATGACAATCTCATCTTGACAGACACAACAGGAGACACTATACACCATGTGACAGATATATCATCATGGTATGGAGTACACACAGTGAACAGTTCTGGTGAACTGATTTATATAGACAGTGAACGTAACATCAACAAACTGTCTGTGAACAATCAAACAGTCACCACACAGATAGAGTATACATCACCATGGCAACCAGTGTGTGTGTACTGCTCCCCGTCCACTGGAGATCTGATGGTCGGGATGTGTAACTATAAAACAGGCAAGGTAACCCGGTACAACAGTAGTGGTCAACACATCCTGACCATACAACACGACAACAAACGTCACACGATGTATAGTCGTCCTCATTATATCACGGAGAACAATAACGGTGATATTATTGTGTCTGACTTGTTACGTGTAGTAGTGACAGAGCGCGGGGGGAGACATCGATTCTCCTACACAGGACCTCCATCAGGATCATCACTATTACCACGTGGAATCTGTACAGACGCGCTGTCACACATCCTGGTGTGTGATCATAACACCCACACAGTACAGATGATTGACAAGGACGGTCACTTCCTGTCTCTGTTACTGACACGACAACACAGGATAAACAGACCACGCAGCCtgaactatgatgataaaactCACCTTCTCTGGGTCGGATCATGGTACACCAACACAGTGTCTGTATATAGATATCTACAGAGgaggtactctctgactggtaagtactagtagtactgtagtttattgtactatatcagtcaGTATAAATAACATCAAATTCTACACAGGAATCCATTATAAATTATTGTTATGCTATGACATTGTTATGATagtgatgttttaaaaaatgtacagtgtagGTTATGATTAGAGGttatatctaattttaattagtgtGGCTATAATTAGAGGTGTTGATTGGTTTTAATTACGAGGTGGttataatcataataattaGAACTAgtgattaattttaattacagtATGGGTTATATCTAGGGGAGGAGTTAAGTTTTCATTACAAGTTGGTTATAATTATAGGTAATGTTTAGTTTTCATTACAGCATGTATAATGTGTGTTGTAATTAGAGATagtgattaattctaattacaatgtgagttataattagagctaTCAATTAATTCTAATTACAATGTGAGTTATATTTAGAGCTAGGGATtaattctgattacaatgtgagttataattagagctagggattaattctaaattttacaatgtgagttataattagagctagGGATTAATTCTGATTGCATTGCaggttataattagagctagtgattaattacaattacaatttgaattataattagagctagggattaattctgattacaatgtgagttataattagagctagggattaattataattacaatgtgagttataattagagctagGGATTATTTCTAATTACAATGtgagttataattagagctaggaattaattttaattacaaatgggttataattagagtaGGAGGTATGTTTCTATTGCAATGTGGGTTATGATTAGaggtaatatttaattttgacTACAATGTTGGATTTAATTACAACTAgtgattaattttaattacaacaTGGGATATAATTAGACGAGGAGTTAGGTTGTTATTAAAATGTGGTTGATAATTAAGGTTAACTTAGTGTGTAGGTTTAATGTTAAATGATGTGGGTTATAATTACATTAAGtgaataatattaataatataatataattaattttaattacaatgggGGCAATGATTAGATGAGGAGAAAtggttttatttaatattttgggTTGGGATTCAATTGGTGTTCAATGGGGAGATTTTATTAACAGCATTCTGTTACAATTATTATCTTGTTGAGATTTGTAGAACATTGATCATTGCCAGTTTAAAACTTGACATGTTTATAATCTATTTCTTCTACTTAACTATCCTACTTTGTAAATATCAGTGATATTGACACAGCTTTGGTTTGTGGAATGTTGTATGTTTCTGTGATGGTGTGATGTTGTATGTTTCTGTAGCAGGTGTGGACAAAATCTACATTGTGTACTGGTTTGACACTGAGTATGTACATTACACCAGTCTCTGTGTGGAATAGCTATCATGAACTTAAGGGTCTGtatcaaaagtcaaggtctgacaaaaacaaaacaattaacaccccacccccttgaaactaaataaatgatgaatgttgatctactttgtttttaaaattcaagttcTGATAACACTCTGAGTTGAGTCTTGTAAACTAGGTAGAAACAAATACAAATGTAGTTAGAAtggaattatttcaataagaGATCGCCACTCcatgtttattaaatgaaattaatgaattacaactaattttgtatataattatatcgtATTTGTGACATTTATCGTAATTTCATTAAGTTacctcaggtgacctattacaATTGGTCAGTATGTATTGTCGGCCACTatttgttaacaattgaacattttaatttcaactttttgaTATAAAGTTCTACCATTTCAATTATtgttatgccccccccccttcaaagaagagaggcatattgctttgcacctgttggtcagtaatgttgtctgctcaatatcttgagaaccattcacttgatcatattGACATTTCTTATGTAGGTTGGTTATGAGGAGAAACATACCCTTATTGTGTTTAGGTCAGaagatcaagggtcaatttacactggacatagaaatatactttctactaaatatcttgagaatcctttgcttgacagacatcaaacttagtacactggtacatcccatAGAGTAGATTACCGctactgattttgaggttacatggtcaaaggtcaaggatcaaactagacataggGATCTACcatccactcaatatcttgagaaccatttgcttgacagacatcaaacttgttacactggtatatctttaggagtagatgacccatattgattttgaggtcacatggtcaaaggtcaagggtcaaactggacaaatGAATATTCTGTCCACTCCATATTGGGAGAACCCTCTGCTTgccatacatcaaacttggtacactggtaaatCTTCTGGAGATTCAGAAGATGAtccctgttgattttgatgtcatatattcaaatgtcaggggtcaaactggacatcaGAATATACTGTTTGcccagtatcttgagaaccaattgcttgacagacatcaaacttggtacactagtacatcttcaggagaagattacccttattgattttgaggtaacatggtcaaaggtcaagggttaaactggacacagtaatatattgtctcctatagaTTAAGAagtatttgcttgattgacaccaaacttggtatactggtacagcataaggagtagatgacccctgttgattttagccagaaaagctgaaatttacaagaaagcttcctaacatagtgcagatgccaggttgttgaaatcatggcccatgggggttggatggggccacaatatgggatcaaagttgtacatacaaatatataggggaaatctttttctcaataactgctgggtcgggaaagtggaaatttacatgaaagcttcctaacatagtgcagattgaagtttgtaaaaatcatggcccccgggggtaggatgtggccacaagggggatcaaagttttacaaaaaaatataggGAGAATCTTTAAGAATCCACTTCTAAAAAAACATGTGGACCAAgaaaatggaaatttacatgaaagcttaaagcttcctaacatagtgcaaattgaagtttgtaaaaatcatggcccctgaggaTAGGATGGaaccacaacaggggatcaaagttttacatacaaatatataggggaaatcttctACTGGATCAGGAAAGTTgaactttacttgacagtttcctgacatagtgcagattcccGATTTGTTAAAATCTTGCCCCCTGGGGGTAAGATAAGGCATCAATAGGGAATGAatttttagatacatgtatatagggaaaatcataaaaaatcttctgaaaaatcattgggccagaaaagttgacatTCACATGAATGCTTCTTAatatagtccagattcaattttgaaaaaaaaaatcatgggcGCCCGATAGTAGGTTGGgttcacaatagggatcaaagttttacatgcgaatatataggaggctcaggtgagcgatgtggcccatggtccTCTTGTTAATTTTAACACATTTGGGgacatacatgttttacaaacatcacTTGTCGTATTTAGttttaagcatctttgggacaagggggcatgtattgtaaattttaggaaaTCTGCACTCCTAGGGTCATAGGGGTTaagtaaaatttatgaaaataccaCATATTGACCCCTATGCAAAACCCTTTTCAACAATTGCACATTTGCAAGGTAAACTAAATGTATAATCATGTAGAATAGGAAGGCCTctaatgaaattgtaaattttattatccctggagtagaggttctgactccatgATGTTCCTAAACTTGATGTATATATAGCGTATATGTGTAGAACATCTAGAAAACATATTTACTGCTATTGATATTAGACTGAAACGAAATAGATAGGTAGTCCTTATCTtttttatcaacaaaattgtttggCAACCAACTCCTGGGTTTTCGCTCTAGGACAGGCCCTAATAAGTCATATTgtaataattttacattttatattatgtaaagtattTCATCAGCATAGGCATTTTTGAGGGTCATTCAAGTTTGAAGACTACCTCTTTTATATTGTTGGTGAATATTAGAATTGAGCTtggatttttttctagatttcgtaGCCCTGAGGCCTTGTCAGTtgtgatacttttaagtaattATACTAAGGTGACTGATAAAGCATCTTGTCTTTGACAATACTGTTTATcattctttttatgccccccggAATCAAAGATTTGGGGATATACTGAGCGACAACGATTTTGTggcatgtctgtctgtctgtcagtctggcataaaactttaaccttggtcatatctttttcACCATCAGAAGTAGAGATTTCATATTTAGTATGTTGGTATATATGCATTCCTTGTGGAAatacctttccattggtaccaaacaCTGATTTAAGTTATATCTTTCGAATCGTTAGATGTGCTACTCTCATATTTAGCATGTGGATTTCCTGTGAGAAGACCTCTTCTTtgatttcagattttttttttaccttgtgaccttaaaacTGACCATTGACCTAGTTTTTAgaaattagaagaaaaaaactttaaatttagtcatatcttttataaactGCACAAGAGGTTCAGTTTAATATTGTATTCCTTCAGCCAACATTTACATTGGTTCCAAAATCTTAGACCTGATGACCTTAACAATGACCTTTggcctacttttagaaaatattaaatgtttaatatCTATTAAATGGTTAGAGGCACTGgtttaatatttagtatgtgcatttcttgtgacaagatctttccattgGAACCAAACATgctgactttgtgaccttgaaatttacCTTTACATAAAATGTGAACTAGATGAAAGTTACCTCACATTCTCAGTATTGCTACAAAAGTTCCAGCTACAATGTCTTACAGTTCTAGTTTGTTGTAATCTGAGgatatcagtgtttcacaaacacatcttgtttattcaCTTTTAAATCTCATTAAATTGTCACTGTTTATACCAGATGTAATACGACACAACCC encodes the following:
- the LOC125672572 gene encoding uncharacterized protein LOC125672572 — translated: MDTLGLSTQLKVRQCFQCQGDTEFYCNTCKRDLCLQCKEKHVIDLHTKHHDVVIYREKFNYIPRQEICVRHPDRFYEMFCQSCELSVCFRCLEHRKHQILDIRTAYQTKRQQHQEIIDTIRSETLYNCRVLLAGIQTDIQTCPPQICHRQSQMSTKAQRLKDLIDTAVCDVKTRYRGLLIDRIQHQKRKMNRHLTHIQNYEDKYEQSANRAVQFLLFIKTSRVPQIKDTPNLPQHLLLSLTEGFNMEDVSQLLRGIPEIQMTTGKRQVGIDECVKLMSTPVLHTSVCVTGVNCVLHISRVMSDRVWVSDYDNLILTDTTGDTIHHVTDISSWYGVHTVNSSGELIYIDSERNINKLSVNNQTVTTQIEYTSPWQPVCVYCSPSTGDLMVGMCNYKTGKVTRYNSSGQHILTIQHDNKRHTMYSRPHYITENNNGDIIVSDLLRVVVTERGGRHRFSYTGPPSGSSLLPRGICTDALSHILVCDHNTHTVQMIDKDGHFLSLLLTRQHRINRPRSLNYDDKTHLLWVGSWYTNTVSVYRYLQRRYSLTDNPDRDERITEASS